From a region of the Desulfuromonas sp. KJ2020 genome:
- the miaA gene encoding tRNA (adenosine(37)-N6)-dimethylallyltransferase MiaA, whose amino-acid sequence MSFNLVVILGPTASGKTRLGVEVARALGGEIISADSRQVYIGMDIGTGKDLEEYGEVPYHLIDLVPPGHEFNVFEFQRRFYQVFTEIHERGVLPILVGGTGLYLDAVLRGYRLVEVPENPALRQKLAPLATEALQQRLLELRPQQHNTTDLEDRDRLIRAIEIAEGEAAAAATLPPPPDIRPLIFGVRWPREVLRQHITRRLRDRLEQGLIEEVESLQQAGVPFETLEFYGLEYRYVAQYLQGELNRNDMVQKLNSAIHQFAKRQETWFRRMERQGTTIHWVDGGDRSAAAILARIGEGGA is encoded by the coding sequence ATGTCCTTCAATCTCGTTGTCATACTCGGGCCCACGGCTTCGGGCAAAACCCGCCTGGGGGTCGAAGTGGCCCGCGCCTTGGGCGGCGAAATCATTTCCGCCGACTCGCGGCAGGTATATATCGGCATGGATATAGGCACCGGCAAGGACCTGGAGGAATACGGCGAGGTGCCCTATCACCTCATCGACCTGGTGCCGCCGGGGCATGAATTCAACGTCTTCGAATTTCAGCGACGCTTCTACCAGGTTTTCACCGAGATTCACGAGCGCGGCGTTCTGCCGATTCTTGTTGGGGGCACCGGCCTCTACCTCGACGCCGTTCTGCGCGGCTACCGGCTGGTGGAAGTCCCAGAAAATCCGGCCCTGCGTCAAAAGCTGGCGCCTCTCGCCACCGAAGCGCTGCAGCAGCGGCTGCTGGAACTGCGGCCTCAGCAGCACAACACCACGGACCTGGAGGATCGTGATCGCCTGATCCGGGCCATCGAAATCGCCGAGGGAGAAGCGGCCGCGGCCGCCACCCTGCCGCCGCCCCCCGACATCCGTCCTCTGATCTTCGGCGTGCGCTGGCCCCGCGAGGTGCTGCGGCAGCACATCACCCGGCGCCTGCGCGATCGGCTGGAGCAGGGGCTGATCGAAGAGGTGGAAAGCCTGCAACAGGCGGGGGTGCCTTTCGAGACGCTGGAGTTCTACGGGTTGGAATACCGCTATGTCGCCCAATACCTGCAGGGGGAACTGAACCGCAACGACATGGTGCAGAAGCTTAACAGCGCCATCCACCAGTTCGCCAAGCGCCAGGAGACCTGGTTCCGCCGCATGGAGCGCCAGGGGACGACCATCCACTGGGTGGACGGCGGTGACAGGTCAGCCGCGGCCATTCTCGCCCGTATCGGAGAAGGCGGGGCATGA
- a CDS encoding cation transporter — MAGCGCEMEARNEQERKTLFIVLGINAFMFIFELVLGLLAQSTGLIADSLDMLADASVYTISLYAVGRSDALKNKSAKFSGFAQILLALLVLADVLRRFFLGSEPVIALMMGVGVIALVANAICLTLIAKHREGGVHMRASLIFSKNDVIANIGVIVAGALVWVLGSRYPDLIIGSGIAIVVLRGGFQILREAAEHKNTASSESTKNT; from the coding sequence GTGGCGGGTTGTGGGTGTGAAATGGAAGCTCGTAACGAGCAAGAACGAAAAACGCTCTTCATCGTTCTTGGAATCAACGCCTTCATGTTCATCTTCGAGCTGGTGCTTGGTCTGCTTGCTCAATCGACTGGCCTCATTGCGGACTCCCTAGACATGCTGGCAGATGCTTCCGTATATACTATCAGCCTCTATGCTGTTGGGAGGAGCGATGCTCTAAAAAACAAGTCAGCCAAGTTCAGTGGTTTTGCCCAAATATTGCTGGCACTACTGGTGCTAGCTGACGTTCTTCGGCGATTTTTCCTCGGCAGTGAACCCGTCATCGCCCTCATGATGGGAGTTGGTGTCATCGCTTTGGTTGCTAATGCCATTTGCCTCACGCTCATTGCAAAACACCGAGAGGGCGGGGTCCACATGCGAGCGTCATTGATATTTTCCAAAAATGATGTCATTGCCAATATCGGCGTTATCGTGGCCGGCGCCCTCGTTTGGGTGCTGGGTAGTCGCTACCCCGATCTTATCATTGGTTCTGGCATCGCAATTGTCGTTCTCCGTGGTGGCTTCCAAATCTTAAGAGAGGCAGCAGAGCATAAAAATACTGCTTCCTCTGAATCGACCAAAAACACCTAA
- a CDS encoding ZIP family metal transporter, which produces MSIIWLTAGAGLCIPAGGAIARLEKIQPHWLENEFRHALIAFGGGILLGAVAVVLIPEGLARLDEPVYAIPITLVGGILFFAIERFLGLRRRESPQLMGMMLDYIPESIALGGMVALQSPVAPLLALLIGLQNLPEGFNAYRELKNINHSKPDKTLMVMFSLVMLGPVAGLFGYFFLHEHEAILATIMLLAAGGILYLIFQDIAPQSRLKKHWAPPLGAVFGFCLALFSKVLLGAG; this is translated from the coding sequence ATGTCCATCATATGGCTCACCGCGGGCGCGGGCCTTTGCATCCCCGCCGGTGGAGCCATCGCTCGCCTTGAAAAAATACAGCCGCACTGGCTGGAAAACGAGTTCCGTCATGCCTTGATCGCCTTTGGTGGCGGCATCCTTCTGGGGGCGGTAGCGGTGGTTCTCATCCCTGAAGGGCTAGCCCGCCTGGATGAGCCTGTCTATGCGATTCCCATCACGCTGGTCGGTGGTATCCTTTTTTTTGCCATAGAAAGGTTTCTCGGGTTACGTCGAAGGGAATCTCCGCAGCTGATGGGGATGATGCTTGACTATATTCCAGAATCGATCGCCCTGGGCGGGATGGTGGCCCTGCAGTCCCCCGTCGCGCCCTTGCTGGCTCTGCTCATTGGCCTGCAGAACCTTCCTGAGGGATTCAACGCCTACCGGGAGTTGAAGAATATCAACCATTCCAAGCCCGACAAGACTCTCATGGTGATGTTTTCTTTAGTCATGTTGGGGCCTGTCGCCGGTCTTTTCGGATATTTCTTTCTGCATGAGCATGAAGCCATTCTGGCGACCATCATGCTCTTGGCCGCGGGAGGCATACTCTATCTCATCTTTCAGGATATTGCCCCGCAATCGCGCCTGAAAAAGCACTGGGCCCCTCCTTTGGGTGCCGTGTTTGGGTTTTGCCTGGCCTTGTTCAGCAAGGTCCTTTTAGGAGCGGGCTGA
- a CDS encoding peptidoglycan DD-metalloendopeptidase family protein gives MKKSSLLVILLLVAVGAGAFYYFRDTSAPAVTLSPDSGAVSPARPLELHLEDPGAGIRELTVALLQQGGAHTLLSKSYPAGTRMIREDLDLAAANLAEGAFEILITAGDHAVYHFGKGNRVEQSFSFTFDRTPPLATVISTGHNFVQGGVSLVTFRLAEEVSQAGIVVADRFIPAHRQDSGLYACLVPFPNDLPEKDFVPRIQAVDLAGNEAMTGIFYRAKEQTFRQRRINIDDRFLQAKTPEFQALVPEGGTPVEIFLAVNRQLRQSNREKLTEFAGQTSAAPLWEGVFLRQPQSATLALFGDRRSYYYNDQKIDSQIHLGIDLASVAQAPVHAANSGRVVFAGYLGIYGQCVIIDHGLGLQTLYGHLSKIDVAQDETVSKNQVIGNTGLTGMAGGDHLHFGVVVAGVPVNPIEWWDAQWLKNNVDSRLATP, from the coding sequence GTGAAAAAATCGTCATTACTCGTTATTTTGCTGTTGGTCGCCGTCGGCGCCGGCGCATTCTACTACTTCCGCGACACCAGTGCCCCGGCTGTCACCCTTTCCCCTGACAGCGGCGCCGTCTCTCCCGCCCGTCCCCTCGAGCTGCATCTTGAAGACCCCGGGGCCGGCATCCGGGAGCTGACCGTCGCGCTGCTGCAGCAGGGCGGCGCCCATACCCTGCTGAGCAAAAGCTATCCAGCCGGCACGCGTATGATCCGGGAGGATTTGGACCTCGCCGCGGCCAACCTGGCGGAAGGAGCATTCGAAATCCTCATCACCGCCGGGGATCATGCCGTCTATCATTTCGGCAAAGGCAATCGGGTCGAGCAGAGCTTCTCCTTTACCTTCGACCGGACTCCGCCTCTGGCCACCGTGATCAGCACCGGTCACAATTTCGTGCAGGGCGGCGTGTCCCTCGTCACCTTCCGTCTCGCCGAAGAGGTCAGCCAGGCCGGTATCGTCGTTGCCGATCGCTTCATCCCGGCCCACCGCCAGGATTCCGGACTCTATGCCTGCCTCGTGCCTTTTCCCAACGATTTGCCCGAAAAGGATTTCGTCCCCCGCATACAGGCCGTCGATCTGGCCGGCAACGAAGCAATGACCGGCATCTTCTACCGGGCCAAGGAGCAGACCTTCCGGCAGCGCCGCATCAACATCGACGACCGCTTCCTGCAGGCCAAAACCCCTGAGTTCCAGGCCCTGGTGCCCGAGGGCGGCACGCCGGTGGAGATCTTTCTGGCCGTCAACCGCCAGCTGCGCCAGAGCAACCGGGAAAAACTGACCGAATTCGCCGGGCAGACCTCGGCCGCCCCCCTGTGGGAAGGCGTTTTTCTCCGGCAACCCCAGTCGGCCACCCTCGCCCTGTTCGGCGACCGCCGCAGCTACTACTACAACGACCAGAAGATCGACAGTCAGATTCACCTCGGCATCGACCTCGCCTCCGTCGCCCAAGCCCCGGTTCATGCCGCCAATTCCGGGCGCGTGGTTTTTGCCGGTTACCTGGGGATCTATGGCCAGTGCGTCATCATCGATCACGGCCTCGGCCTGCAGACCCTGTACGGCCATCTGAGCAAAATTGACGTGGCGCAGGATGAGACCGTGAGCAAAAACCAGGTTATCGGCAACACGGGCCTGACCGGCATGGCGGGAGGGGATCACCTGCACTTCGGCGTCGTCGTGGCCGGCGTGCCGGTCAATCCCATCGAATGGTGGGATGCCCAATGGCTGAAGAACAACGTCGATTCCCGCCTGGCGACTCCCTGA
- a CDS encoding cyclopropane-fatty-acyl-phospholipid synthase family protein — protein sequence MDIPRIFNITESAHRIHNPFTPEKLATLGTALRLEAGTRILDLGSGSGEMLCTWARDYGVIGTGIDLSQLFTAQAKRRAVELGVTDQVTFIHGDAAGYVADEKVGVAACLGATWIGGGVAGTIALLAQSLRPGGIILIGEPYWRQLPPTEEVAKGCLAGSIADFLLLPELLASFSRLGYDIVEMVLADKDSWDRYEAAKWLTMRRWLEANPDDTFAKEVRAQLTSEPARYAAYTREYLGWGVFALMKR from the coding sequence TTGGATATTCCACGGATCTTCAACATTACCGAAAGTGCTCACCGCATCCATAACCCGTTCACACCCGAAAAGCTCGCCACTCTGGGCACGGCGCTGCGCCTGGAAGCCGGGACCAGAATACTGGACCTCGGCAGCGGTTCAGGGGAGATGCTGTGCACCTGGGCGCGCGATTACGGGGTCATCGGCACCGGTATCGACCTGAGTCAGCTATTCACCGCGCAGGCGAAACGCCGGGCGGTTGAACTCGGTGTCACCGACCAAGTTACGTTCATTCATGGCGATGCGGCCGGCTATGTCGCGGACGAGAAGGTCGGGGTGGCGGCCTGCCTCGGTGCCACGTGGATCGGCGGGGGCGTCGCCGGCACCATCGCGCTGCTGGCGCAAAGCCTGCGCCCCGGCGGGATCATCCTTATCGGCGAACCCTACTGGCGGCAGCTGCCGCCGACGGAAGAGGTGGCCAAGGGGTGTCTTGCCGGCTCAATCGCCGACTTTCTGCTGTTGCCGGAACTTCTCGCCTCTTTCAGCCGCCTCGGCTACGACATCGTCGAAATGGTTTTGGCCGACAAGGACAGCTGGGACCGTTACGAGGCGGCCAAGTGGCTCACCATGCGCCGATGGCTTGAAGCTAACCCCGACGACACGTTCGCAAAAGAGGTTCGCGCCCAACTGACCTCGGAACCCGCGCGCTACGCCGCTTACACGCGCGAATACCTGGGCTGGGGCGTCTTTGCGCTGATGAAGCGGTGA
- a CDS encoding glycosyltransferase family 2 protein: protein MIPDSIGRYLRRRGMDGPWTLEGATAHLFAGAVVIPSLAEGNHLFATLASLAAATPPPQPWLTIVVVNHRRQADPYRQQVNRDDLARLRHSGGSCWGLPLAWVDAATDGRELPDKDGVGLARKIGFDLALPCLDYRGAAPLLASLDADTLVRPDYFLALHRHFRQARAGAAVIPFCHQPADTPAGQAAIDRYELYLHHYALGLELAGSPYAFWTIGSALSFRAEAYARMGGMNRRQAGEDFYFLQQMAKTAGVARLHGTEVYPSPRLSDRTPFGTGPTVGRLLAGEQEAVRFYHPECFRLLGRWLELVGSALVHPATEVLAQARRLSNDLGDFLDGNDFGSVWERLQQNHPQPDGFRRAFHGWFDGLKTLQLIHWMSDRRFGRLAPQAALPPLLAWAGLTPADHSAAQLATLRRHLAGTST, encoded by the coding sequence ATGATCCCTGACAGCATAGGCCGCTACCTGCGCCGCCGGGGCATGGATGGCCCTTGGACGCTGGAAGGGGCGACGGCTCACCTCTTTGCCGGCGCGGTGGTGATTCCCTCCCTGGCCGAAGGCAACCACCTTTTCGCTACCCTGGCGAGTCTGGCCGCCGCCACGCCGCCACCGCAGCCCTGGCTCACCATCGTGGTCGTCAACCATCGCCGCCAGGCGGACCCGTACCGCCAGCAGGTCAACCGGGACGACCTGGCCCGACTCCGCCACAGCGGCGGTTCTTGCTGGGGGCTTCCCCTGGCCTGGGTCGATGCCGCCACCGATGGCCGGGAACTTCCCGATAAGGACGGCGTCGGGCTGGCCCGCAAGATCGGCTTCGATCTGGCCCTGCCCTGTCTGGATTACCGCGGCGCCGCGCCCCTGCTCGCCTCCCTCGATGCCGACACCCTGGTGCGGCCCGACTATTTTCTTGCCCTGCATCGGCATTTTCGCCAGGCTCGGGCGGGGGCCGCCGTCATTCCTTTTTGCCATCAGCCCGCCGACACCCCGGCAGGGCAAGCCGCTATCGACCGCTACGAACTCTATCTGCACCACTATGCCCTGGGGCTCGAGCTGGCCGGCTCGCCCTACGCCTTCTGGACCATCGGCAGCGCCCTGAGCTTTCGGGCGGAGGCCTACGCCCGCATGGGGGGCATGAACCGCCGCCAGGCCGGCGAAGATTTCTACTTTCTGCAGCAGATGGCCAAAACGGCCGGGGTCGCCCGCCTGCACGGCACCGAGGTGTATCCTTCTCCCCGCCTCTCCGATCGCACCCCTTTCGGCACCGGGCCGACCGTCGGCCGTCTGCTGGCCGGCGAGCAAGAGGCCGTGCGATTCTACCACCCGGAGTGTTTTCGGCTGCTGGGTCGTTGGCTGGAGCTGGTCGGCAGCGCGTTGGTGCACCCAGCGACCGAAGTTCTGGCGCAAGCCCGCCGCCTCTCGAACGATCTGGGCGATTTTCTGGACGGTAACGACTTCGGCTCGGTGTGGGAGCGGCTGCAACAAAACCATCCGCAGCCGGACGGTTTTCGGCGGGCTTTTCACGGCTGGTTCGACGGGTTGAAAACGTTGCAGCTTATCCATTGGATGAGTGATCGCCGGTTCGGCCGTCTGGCGCCGCAGGCAGCCCTGCCTCCCCTGCTGGCCTGGGCCGGATTGACGCCTGCCGACCACTCCGCAGCGCAGCTTGCCACCCTCAGGCGTCATCTGGCCGGCACCTCGACTTAA
- a CDS encoding PilZ domain-containing protein has product MGQEISDQPVREKADPRKTLRSPLIALRVRMDDGQKSFFGYTKNISRSGIFIGTVNPREPGSQFRVEIPLPSPLNRTVECTCEVVWKRHFTKGAPYEPGMGLRFTDLPEEIANAIDTWIDSQGG; this is encoded by the coding sequence ATGGGACAGGAAATAAGCGACCAACCGGTACGGGAAAAAGCCGACCCGAGGAAAACCCTGCGTTCCCCGCTGATCGCCCTGCGCGTTCGCATGGATGATGGACAGAAGTCCTTTTTCGGCTATACCAAGAATATCAGTCGCAGTGGCATTTTCATCGGCACCGTCAACCCCCGGGAGCCCGGCAGTCAATTCCGGGTGGAGATCCCCCTGCCCTCGCCGTTGAACCGAACGGTCGAGTGCACCTGCGAAGTCGTCTGGAAGCGCCACTTTACCAAAGGGGCTCCCTACGAACCCGGCATGGGTCTCCGGTTTACCGACCTGCCGGAAGAAATCGCCAACGCCATTGACACCTGGATCGACAGCCAGGGGGGTTAG
- a CDS encoding IS110 family transposase, giving the protein MKSIYYIGLDVHKKTIAYCIKTISGKTVDQGVVRAERKALLEWLAGLPGPWMGAMEATLFTGWIYDFLKSHAVELKVAHPEMLKAITAAKKKNDRADAEKLVDLLRVNLLPECTMMSEELRELRRILRYRNMVVRTAVQMKNKMAGLMMEVGATYDKKRLYGRKYFNQLMERVEEVPGSVKELLQLSRSNLELFTAIQKKLIKALREKPLIRDRVQCLMSIDGVGEIMALTWVLEIGDPTRFNSSREAISYCGLCSAQRESAGKNHRGPLSKKRNKHLQTMLIEAAKLAPKWNPYLAALHEKELAKGNRNRATLAVARKLVEYLLAVDRRGTPFEEKQPQVA; this is encoded by the coding sequence ATGAAAAGTATTTACTACATTGGTCTGGACGTCCACAAAAAAACCATTGCCTATTGCATCAAAACCATCAGCGGTAAAACGGTTGATCAAGGGGTCGTGCGGGCCGAGCGCAAGGCACTCCTTGAATGGCTTGCGGGATTGCCAGGCCCTTGGATGGGTGCAATGGAAGCGACGCTCTTTACCGGCTGGATTTACGATTTCCTCAAGTCACATGCTGTTGAGCTGAAAGTTGCGCACCCGGAAATGCTCAAGGCGATCACAGCGGCAAAGAAGAAAAATGACCGGGCCGATGCAGAAAAGTTGGTGGACCTTCTGCGAGTCAACCTCTTACCGGAATGCACAATGATGTCCGAGGAGCTGCGCGAATTGCGGCGCATCCTTCGCTACCGGAACATGGTGGTCCGTACGGCGGTGCAGATGAAGAACAAAATGGCCGGGTTGATGATGGAGGTGGGCGCGACCTATGACAAAAAACGCCTGTATGGGCGGAAATATTTCAACCAATTGATGGAACGTGTTGAAGAGGTTCCCGGCTCGGTCAAAGAGCTGTTACAGCTGAGTCGCAGTAACCTCGAATTGTTCACGGCAATTCAGAAGAAGCTGATCAAGGCCTTGCGGGAGAAGCCTCTGATTCGGGATCGGGTCCAGTGCTTGATGAGCATCGACGGCGTCGGTGAAATTATGGCGCTCACCTGGGTTCTGGAGATAGGCGACCCCACTCGTTTTAACTCAAGCCGGGAAGCGATTAGCTATTGTGGCTTATGCAGCGCCCAGCGGGAATCGGCTGGGAAAAACCACCGTGGACCACTCTCCAAAAAGCGCAACAAGCATCTACAGACAATGCTGATTGAAGCGGCGAAGTTGGCCCCCAAATGGAACCCATACCTGGCCGCTCTGCATGAAAAAGAATTGGCAAAAGGCAATCGCAACCGGGCAACTTTGGCTGTGGCGCGCAAGTTGGTCGAATATTTGCTAGCCGTTGATCGGCGCGGCACCCCCTTCGAGGAGAAACAGCCTCAGGTCGCCTAA
- a CDS encoding APC family permease, with amino-acid sequence MNNSEDRQTEYKEGSLTLMGAVSLGTGVMIGAGIFALTGQMAEMTGPLFPLAFLSAAVIVAFSAYSYVKMSNAFPSAGGIGMYLHKAYGSTLPTAFHALLMYFSMVIAQSFLARTFGSYTVQLMEAGDQSLLVPGLGIGLLLVAFVINLSGNRLIEGVASFIGLVKIGGIVLFGVVGVWLADSLAVDFTPATAASTTSGFLAATALGILAFKGFTTITNSGSELKDPHRNVGRAITISIVLCVVIYSLVGLAVASNLSISEIIATKDYSLAAAAKPVLGKFGLWFTVVLAMMATAGGIIASIFAVSRMLAMLTEMKLVPHSHFGMPGPIQKHTLVYTVVLGLVLTAFFDLSRIAALGIIFYLIMDVAIHWGILRYLRQDIEAKAWVLITAIALDLVVLAGFVWFKLKTDALVVGVAAVAMILILVAEKIFLSRQPAPASESDTEQESA; translated from the coding sequence ATGAACAATTCGGAGGATCGCCAAACCGAATACAAAGAAGGCAGTTTGACCCTGATGGGGGCCGTGTCTTTAGGGACAGGGGTTATGATCGGTGCCGGCATATTTGCCCTGACCGGCCAGATGGCGGAGATGACCGGGCCGCTCTTTCCTTTGGCCTTTCTTTCGGCGGCCGTGATCGTGGCGTTCAGCGCCTACTCGTACGTGAAGATGTCCAACGCCTTCCCCTCGGCGGGGGGCATCGGCATGTATCTCCACAAAGCCTATGGCAGCACCTTGCCGACGGCTTTTCACGCCTTGCTGATGTATTTTTCGATGGTGATCGCCCAGAGTTTTCTGGCCCGCACCTTCGGCTCCTATACCGTTCAGCTTATGGAGGCGGGGGACCAGAGCCTGCTCGTTCCGGGACTGGGGATTGGCCTGCTGCTGGTGGCTTTCGTTATCAATTTGTCGGGCAACCGTCTGATTGAAGGGGTGGCTTCTTTTATTGGCCTGGTGAAAATCGGCGGCATTGTTCTCTTCGGGGTCGTCGGCGTATGGCTGGCCGACAGCCTCGCGGTGGATTTCACCCCAGCAACTGCCGCGTCGACGACCTCCGGCTTTCTGGCTGCGACCGCTCTGGGCATTCTTGCCTTTAAGGGCTTTACCACCATCACCAACAGCGGCTCAGAGCTTAAAGACCCCCATCGCAACGTGGGCAGGGCCATTACCATTTCGATTGTCTTGTGCGTGGTTATTTACAGCCTGGTGGGGCTGGCGGTGGCCAGTAACCTTTCAATCAGCGAAATTATCGCCACAAAGGATTATTCGCTCGCGGCGGCGGCCAAGCCGGTTCTGGGCAAGTTTGGCCTCTGGTTCACCGTCGTTTTGGCCATGATGGCCACGGCCGGCGGGATCATTGCCAGCATTTTCGCGGTATCCAGAATGCTGGCCATGCTTACGGAAATGAAACTGGTCCCCCACAGTCACTTCGGCATGCCGGGACCTATCCAGAAACACACCCTGGTCTACACCGTGGTTCTGGGGCTGGTACTGACGGCCTTCTTTGACCTGTCGCGGATCGCCGCCCTGGGCATCATTTTCTACCTGATCATGGATGTCGCGATTCACTGGGGTATCCTGCGCTATTTGCGCCAGGACATCGAGGCCAAGGCCTGGGTGCTGATAACGGCCATTGCCCTCGACCTTGTCGTGCTCGCCGGGTTTGTCTGGTTCAAACTGAAGACGGATGCTCTGGTTGTCGGCGTGGCGGCCGTGGCCATGATCCTGATTCTGGTGGCTGAAAAAATCTTTCTCAGCCGTCAGCCTGCGCCCGCAAGCGAGTCGGATACCGAACAGGAATCGGCCTGA
- a CDS encoding bacteriohemerythrin: MNHNLYIVWDETNNTGIPIIDEQHRAIISTINTLHYFITNKKGVHEINSIIVVLDQYTKFHFSTEEGIMKDIAFPDISEHIKFHHALADASKKVSIQVKEENDPEILLRFLRNWWLSHICGEDRKYADFLKETQK, from the coding sequence GTGAATCACAATCTCTATATTGTCTGGGACGAAACGAACAATACGGGCATCCCCATCATTGATGAGCAGCACCGGGCCATCATTTCAACCATCAACACACTGCACTATTTCATTACCAACAAAAAGGGAGTTCACGAAATAAACTCCATTATTGTCGTGCTGGATCAATACACGAAATTTCATTTTTCCACGGAAGAAGGAATCATGAAAGATATTGCATTTCCAGACATTTCAGAACACATCAAGTTTCATCATGCGTTGGCTGATGCATCCAAAAAGGTCTCTATTCAGGTAAAAGAGGAGAATGACCCGGAAATTCTTCTCCGGTTTCTGAGGAACTGGTGGCTTAGCCACATCTGCGGTGAAGACCGAAAGTATGCAGACTTCTTGAAGGAAACTCAGAAGTAG
- the pcnB gene encoding polynucleotide adenylyltransferase PcnB — protein sequence MNPDHENIPRQPAAPVILPRSEHTISRKQIDENTLKVLYRLRSHGHKAYLVGGSVRDLLLGRTPKDFDVGTDATPNQVKKLFRNCFLVGRRFRLAHVRFGRDSLVEVATFRRLPREDELPENPDDHFFFAENVFGTPCEDAFRRDFTINALFYDIADFSIIDYVGGLEDLRAHRIRVIGKPEVRFTEDPVRMLRAIEFAARLGFSLDEQTREGIYARAPLIAEAAPARIREELMELFRHRVAADVLRQAQSLGLLSYLLAGFEADNNTFDLLSLIDARTASGQPIEEHLALAALYLSRFWRACPQEDGAPITEVVRIANLVLSPHCGYFHVAHGIRHLARELLVGCYRLARGRGKRGEQRLLRHPLTPQVLELFMLWTKVLGEGQELGASWQKALAKAAEQEEARPAEAPNRRRRGRRRKPRKAKPKSEV from the coding sequence ATGAATCCAGACCACGAAAACATACCTCGACAGCCGGCCGCACCGGTCATCCTGCCCCGCAGCGAACACACCATCTCCCGCAAGCAGATCGACGAAAACACGCTCAAGGTGCTTTACCGGCTGCGCAGCCACGGGCACAAGGCCTATCTCGTCGGCGGCAGCGTCCGCGACCTGCTGCTGGGGCGCACGCCCAAGGATTTCGACGTCGGCACCGACGCTACGCCCAACCAGGTAAAAAAGCTGTTTCGCAACTGTTTTCTCGTCGGCCGTCGCTTTCGGCTCGCCCATGTGCGTTTCGGCCGGGACAGCCTGGTGGAAGTAGCCACCTTCCGTCGCCTGCCGCGCGAGGACGAGCTGCCGGAGAACCCGGACGATCATTTTTTCTTCGCCGAAAATGTCTTCGGTACCCCCTGTGAGGACGCCTTTCGCCGCGACTTCACTATTAACGCCCTTTTCTACGATATCGCCGACTTCTCCATCATCGACTATGTCGGCGGGCTCGAAGATCTGCGGGCCCACCGCATCCGGGTGATCGGCAAGCCGGAGGTCCGCTTCACCGAAGACCCGGTGCGTATGCTGCGGGCCATCGAGTTTGCCGCGCGGCTCGGCTTCTCCCTCGACGAACAGACCCGCGAGGGCATCTATGCCCGGGCGCCCCTTATCGCCGAAGCGGCCCCGGCCCGCATCCGCGAAGAGCTCATGGAGCTCTTCCGGCACCGGGTGGCCGCCGACGTGCTGCGCCAGGCCCAGTCCCTGGGGCTGCTCTCTTATCTGCTGGCGGGGTTCGAGGCCGACAACAATACCTTCGACCTGCTGAGCCTGATCGATGCGCGCACCGCCTCCGGGCAGCCCATCGAAGAGCACCTCGCTCTGGCCGCCCTTTACCTCTCCCGCTTCTGGCGGGCCTGTCCCCAGGAGGACGGGGCCCCCATCACCGAGGTCGTGCGCATCGCCAACCTGGTGCTGTCCCCCCACTGCGGCTATTTTCATGTCGCCCACGGCATCCGCCACCTGGCCCGCGAACTGCTGGTCGGCTGTTACCGCCTGGCCCGCGGGCGCGGCAAGCGAGGCGAACAACGCCTGCTCCGTCATCCCCTTACCCCGCAGGTGCTCGAGCTTTTCATGCTGTGGACCAAAGTGCTGGGAGAAGGGCAGGAACTGGGCGCCAGTTGGCAGAAGGCGCTGGCCAAGGCCGCCGAGCAGGAAGAGGCCAGGCCAGCTGAAGCGCCTAACCGCCGCCGGCGGGGACGTCGGCGGAAGCCCCGCAAGGCCAAACCCAAAAGCGAAGTGTAA